From the genome of Psychroserpens ponticola, one region includes:
- a CDS encoding patatin-like phospholipase family protein — translation MKALVISGGGSKGAFAGGVAQYLTKDLGREYDMFFGTSTGSLLVSHLAANDIGKLYTIFTNVNQRDIFSVSPFVHRQKGDREYVSIDFVNSLWQFIRMKRTFGESKSLKRYIKRNLTREEFDRVRMTKEDVVVTVSNLSMNRVEYKSIKEFNYEEFCNWIWISCNYIPFMSLAKVDGYEYADGGLGCVIPIREAIERGATEVDAIVLESENMSKQKVLGKNPFSLMLSLFGHLLDQVEKNDIEIGKLAAKNKGVKLNLYYTPTSLTENSLIFSKRLMVKWWAQGYEYAKNKHENLLP, via the coding sequence ATGAAAGCGTTAGTTATATCGGGAGGAGGAAGTAAAGGAGCTTTTGCAGGAGGTGTTGCTCAATATCTGACTAAAGATTTGGGCCGAGAATATGATATGTTTTTTGGAACGTCTACTGGTAGTTTATTGGTGTCTCATTTGGCTGCGAATGATATAGGTAAGTTGTATACTATTTTTACAAATGTAAATCAGCGTGATATTTTTAGTGTTAGTCCTTTTGTTCACCGTCAGAAAGGTGATCGTGAATACGTGTCTATTGATTTTGTGAATTCATTATGGCAATTTATAAGAATGAAACGAACTTTTGGCGAGAGCAAGTCATTAAAACGATATATTAAGCGAAACCTTACAAGAGAAGAGTTTGATAGAGTTAGAATGACTAAAGAAGATGTGGTTGTTACTGTTTCTAATTTATCTATGAATCGAGTAGAGTATAAGTCAATCAAAGAATTTAATTACGAAGAGTTTTGTAATTGGATTTGGATTTCATGCAACTACATTCCATTTATGTCGTTAGCTAAAGTTGATGGTTATGAATATGCAGATGGAGGCTTGGGTTGTGTTATTCCAATTCGGGAAGCTATTGAGCGTGGTGCTACTGAAGTAGATGCTATTGTGTTAGAGTCTGAAAACATGAGTAAACAAAAAGTGTTAGGAAAAAATCCGTTTTCATTAATGCTAAGTTTGTTTGGACATCTTTTAGATCAAGTTGAGAAAAATGATATTGAAATTGGGAAGCTTGCAGCAAAAAACAAGGGCGTAAAGCTTAATTTGTATTATACACCTACAAGTCTAACAGAAAACTCTTTAATTTTTAGCAAACGTTTAATGGTGAAATGGTGGGCTCAAGGCTATGAGTATGCTAAAAATAAACATGAAAATTTGTTGCCTTAA
- a CDS encoding DUF7935 family protein encodes MELDILGLLLYCVPAIITGAIAFFFFREHVENENNRRNFLIQKDLQKDALPLRLQAYERISLFLERIKPSKLLLRAKPTSSKKEDYESLLIANIEQEFNHNLAQQIYVTDQCWSITSTAKNATIQIIRKATLSDKVDSADKLREVILSEMMEKRSPSDAALSFIKEEVSDIW; translated from the coding sequence ATGGAATTAGATATCTTAGGCTTATTATTATACTGTGTACCTGCAATAATTACTGGAGCAATTGCTTTTTTCTTTTTTAGAGAACATGTTGAAAACGAAAATAATCGCAGAAATTTTCTAATCCAAAAAGACCTACAAAAAGACGCACTACCATTGCGACTTCAAGCATATGAACGCATATCACTTTTCCTAGAACGAATCAAGCCATCAAAACTTCTTTTAAGAGCCAAGCCAACATCTTCAAAAAAAGAAGATTACGAGTCTTTACTTATAGCTAACATAGAACAAGAATTTAACCATAATTTAGCACAACAAATCTATGTAACAGACCAATGCTGGAGCATCACTTCTACTGCAAAAAATGCCACTATTCAAATAATAAGAAAAGCCACATTATCAGACAAAGTAGATTCCGCTGACAAACTCCGAGAAGTTATTTTAAGTGAGATGATGGAAAAACGATCTCCTAGCGATGCTGCCTTATCATTTATAAAAGAAGAGGTTTCAGACATCTGGTAA
- a CDS encoding FMN-binding glutamate synthase family protein, protein MESILDFLSNISWWLWIIIVLAVIALRDIFVQRKHTISHNFPIIGHIRYLLESIGPEMRQYFVANNREELPFNRIERSWIYASAKQENNYEGFGTDRDIYAHQHIFINNAMMPFKVDENHPTSIDKSFIPCAKVMGAFNKRRKLYRPASIINVSAMSFGSLSAKAIESLNKGVKIAHAYHNTGEGGLSPYHKNGGDVVFHFGTGYFGVRADDGGFSMEKMVKLVEDNPFIRAIEVKLSQGAKPGKGGVLPGAKITQEISEIRGVEVGKDVLSPPNHKAFSNVPELVDFIEDIAEHTGLPVGIKAAIGKLDQWQELADIMEKTGKGPDFITVDGGEGGTGAAPPSFADHVSLPWVYGFGDLYKVFQNKGLTERIVFIGSGKLGFPAKAAMAFAMGADCINVAREAMMSLGCIQAQICHTNRCPTGIATQSKWLQNGINVPLKSERLAQYFKSFKKELIEITHAAGHEHPCQFAMDDIEVNVDDHNLSKDLSSTYMYHKTKVPFNSMQDLKDCIFLGGNLNQSKTSN, encoded by the coding sequence ATGGAATCAATACTAGATTTTTTATCCAATATTTCCTGGTGGCTATGGATTATAATTGTATTAGCTGTAATCGCTTTGCGAGATATTTTTGTTCAAAGAAAGCATACTATTAGTCATAATTTTCCAATAATTGGTCACATTAGATATTTACTTGAAAGTATAGGTCCTGAAATGCGTCAATATTTTGTAGCTAACAATCGAGAAGAATTACCTTTTAATAGAATAGAGCGCAGTTGGATTTATGCTTCAGCAAAACAAGAAAATAATTATGAAGGTTTTGGTACTGATCGCGATATTTATGCGCACCAACACATTTTTATAAACAATGCTATGATGCCATTCAAGGTTGATGAAAATCATCCTACTAGTATTGATAAATCATTTATTCCATGCGCTAAAGTTATGGGAGCATTTAATAAAAGGCGAAAATTATATCGTCCAGCTTCTATAATTAATGTCTCAGCAATGAGTTTTGGATCATTATCTGCCAAAGCCATTGAATCATTGAATAAAGGCGTTAAAATCGCTCATGCATATCATAATACTGGTGAAGGTGGCTTATCGCCATATCATAAAAATGGAGGTGATGTTGTTTTTCACTTCGGAACAGGTTACTTTGGTGTTCGTGCTGATGATGGTGGGTTTTCAATGGAAAAAATGGTGAAACTCGTTGAAGACAATCCATTTATTCGCGCCATAGAAGTCAAACTTTCACAAGGTGCTAAACCGGGAAAAGGAGGCGTTCTTCCTGGTGCAAAAATCACTCAAGAAATTTCAGAGATTAGAGGCGTTGAAGTTGGTAAAGATGTTTTATCTCCTCCAAATCACAAAGCGTTTTCAAATGTTCCTGAACTTGTTGATTTTATTGAAGATATCGCAGAACATACTGGTTTACCTGTTGGAATAAAAGCTGCAATAGGAAAATTAGATCAGTGGCAGGAGCTTGCAGATATCATGGAAAAAACAGGAAAAGGTCCAGATTTCATTACTGTTGATGGTGGTGAAGGTGGCACTGGAGCAGCTCCTCCTAGTTTTGCAGATCATGTAAGTTTACCTTGGGTTTATGGTTTTGGTGATTTATATAAAGTATTTCAAAACAAAGGACTTACAGAACGTATCGTATTTATAGGTAGCGGAAAACTTGGATTTCCAGCAAAAGCAGCAATGGCATTTGCAATGGGAGCAGATTGTATTAATGTCGCTCGAGAAGCTATGATGAGTCTTGGTTGCATACAGGCACAAATTTGCCATACCAATAGATGTCCAACAGGTATTGCTACTCAAAGTAAATGGTTACAAAACGGAATCAATGTACCCTTAAAATCTGAACGTCTAGCTCAATACTTTAAATCCTTCAAAAAAGAACTTATAGAAATCACACATGCTGCTGGACATGAACACCCTTGCCAATTTGCTATGGATGACATTGAAGTTAACGTAGATGACCATAATCTTTCTAAAGATTTGAGCAGCACTTATATGTACCATAAAACAAAAGTTCCTTTCAATTCTATGCAAGACTTAAAAGATTGCATATTTTTGGGTGGTAATTTAAACCAATCAAAAACTTCAAATTAA
- a CDS encoding amidohydrolase gives MKVLLLFILLGITSTFAQNDLESQYIEIEPKLIEWRRDFHENPELSNQEFKTAEKIATHLRSLGLEVQTGVAVTGIVGVLKGNQPGKVVALRADIDALPVTEDNDLPFKSTIITDFLGNKTGVSHACGHDGHTAILMSVAEILSKNKDKIKGTVKFIFQPAEEGPPPGEEGGAKLMIKEGVLKNPAVDVIFGLHLRSMVEVGQIHYKPGGAMAAVERFVINVKGKQAHGAAPWLGVDPILISAKIIDGLQSIISRESKLINEAAVITVGKISSGVRFNIIPETAELVGTVRTLDPDMKALIIKRMTEMTETIAKAYGGEATISFRNQTAIVYNNHDLVSGMLPSLKKAAGHDKVIQIKAETIGEDFSYFQEEIPGFYFYLGVMTKGNTESHPHHTPSFYVDESGLLLGVKALTQMTLDYLNQH, from the coding sequence ATGAAAGTTCTATTACTATTTATTTTATTAGGAATTACGAGCACATTTGCCCAAAATGATTTAGAATCTCAATATATAGAAATCGAACCTAAGCTTATAGAATGGCGACGTGATTTTCATGAAAACCCAGAGTTATCAAATCAAGAGTTTAAAACAGCTGAAAAGATTGCAACACATCTTAGGTCTTTAGGATTAGAAGTTCAAACAGGTGTCGCAGTCACTGGAATTGTTGGTGTTTTAAAAGGCAATCAACCTGGAAAAGTAGTCGCATTAAGAGCAGATATTGATGCTTTACCTGTTACAGAAGATAATGATTTACCTTTCAAATCGACTATAATTACTGATTTCTTAGGAAATAAAACTGGTGTATCTCATGCATGTGGTCATGATGGTCATACAGCAATTTTAATGTCTGTTGCTGAAATTCTTTCAAAGAATAAAGATAAAATTAAAGGCACAGTAAAATTTATTTTTCAACCAGCAGAGGAAGGTCCTCCTCCTGGTGAAGAAGGTGGTGCAAAATTAATGATTAAAGAAGGTGTTCTAAAAAACCCTGCAGTAGACGTCATTTTCGGATTGCATTTAAGGTCAATGGTTGAAGTCGGACAAATTCATTACAAACCTGGAGGTGCAATGGCAGCTGTAGAACGTTTTGTAATCAATGTAAAAGGAAAACAAGCTCATGGAGCAGCTCCTTGGTTAGGTGTTGATCCTATATTGATTTCGGCAAAAATTATTGATGGTTTACAAAGCATTATAAGTCGTGAATCAAAACTCATAAATGAAGCTGCAGTCATTACTGTTGGAAAAATATCAAGTGGTGTTCGTTTTAATATCATTCCTGAAACTGCAGAATTAGTAGGAACAGTAAGAACTTTAGATCCAGATATGAAAGCTTTAATCATTAAACGCATGACTGAAATGACTGAAACCATTGCTAAAGCATATGGTGGAGAAGCTACTATTTCTTTCAGGAACCAAACAGCAATTGTATACAACAATCACGACTTAGTAAGTGGAATGTTACCAAGTTTAAAAAAAGCAGCTGGTCATGATAAAGTAATTCAGATTAAAGCAGAAACTATAGGTGAAGATTTTTCCTATTTTCAAGAAGAAATACCAGGTTTTTATTTTTATCTTGGCGTCATGACAAAGGGTAATACTGAATCACATCCGCATCACACACCAAGTTTCTATGTTGATGAAAGTGGATTATTACTTGGCGTTAAAGCATTAACTCAAATGACATTAGATTATTTAAATCAACACTAA
- a CDS encoding ATP-dependent helicase has translation MEKYLSQLNEAQLAPTIQKDGPMIVIAGAGSGKTRVLTYRIAYLMSQGVDSFNILALTFTNKAAKEMKGRIADIVGDGEAKNLWMGTFHSVFAKILRFEGHHLGFPSNFTIYDTQDSQKLLGSIIKEMGLDKDIYKTKQVYNRISSYKNNLVTVKAYLKNSELKEADIAARRPRMGEIYQNYVDRCFKAGAMDFDDLLLRTNELLTRFPNVLAQYQNKFRYILVDEYQDTNHSQYLIVRALSDRFQNICVVGDDAQSIYAFRGANINNILNFQKDYDDVNVYRLEQNYRSTKNIVGAANSVIEHNKTKLDKIVWTANTEGEKVKVNRLMTDGDEGRFVASSIFENKMQHQLPNSDFAVLYRTNSQSRAIEDALRKRDVPYRIYGGLSFYQRKEIKDVTAYLRLILNPADEEALKRVINYPARGIGQTTVDRLVVAANGFGRTIFEVLQNIDKIDININNGTKNKLKDFVTLIDSFQVMNQTANAFELTEHVTKSTGLIREVNKEGTPEGQVRLDNVEELLNAIKDFVEGQIELADAGDSLAEFLEDVALATDLDADKGNPDHVALMTIHMAKGLEFSYVYIVGMEEDLFPSAMSMNTRSELEEERRLFYVALTRAEKQAYLTYTLSRYRWGKLIDAEPSRFIEEIDDQFVEVLTPINEPRQNPMLSADIFGDIEPSQIRFKKPIKRKKEAKPAKFVAPKNLKPVSKSSNTNDNTNLFDDKLAVGNFVEHARFGKGEVLKIEGKGPDVKAEINFEVGGVKKLLLRFAKLDVLG, from the coding sequence TTGGAAAAATATTTAAGTCAGCTAAATGAAGCACAATTAGCACCAACTATACAAAAGGATGGTCCTATGATTGTAATCGCTGGAGCTGGTTCTGGAAAAACACGAGTACTGACTTATAGGATTGCGTATTTAATGAGTCAAGGAGTAGATTCATTTAATATTCTGGCTTTAACGTTTACCAATAAAGCTGCAAAAGAAATGAAAGGCAGAATTGCAGATATCGTTGGTGATGGTGAAGCCAAAAACCTTTGGATGGGAACATTTCACTCAGTATTTGCTAAAATTTTGAGGTTTGAAGGTCATCATCTAGGATTTCCAAGTAATTTTACTATTTACGATACACAAGATTCTCAAAAGTTATTAGGCTCAATCATTAAAGAAATGGGCTTAGATAAAGATATTTATAAAACCAAGCAGGTTTACAATAGGATTTCTTCTTATAAAAACAACCTTGTTACTGTAAAGGCATATTTAAAGAATTCTGAACTCAAGGAAGCAGATATTGCAGCAAGACGACCTCGAATGGGAGAAATCTATCAAAATTATGTGGATCGCTGTTTTAAAGCAGGAGCTATGGATTTTGATGATTTACTGCTAAGAACAAACGAGTTATTAACGCGTTTTCCAAATGTTTTAGCACAATACCAGAATAAGTTTAGATATATTTTAGTAGATGAGTATCAAGATACAAACCATTCGCAATATTTAATTGTGAGAGCCTTGTCTGATCGTTTTCAAAATATATGTGTAGTAGGTGATGATGCACAAAGTATTTATGCCTTCCGTGGCGCTAACATTAATAATATTTTAAATTTTCAAAAGGATTACGATGATGTAAATGTATATAGACTTGAGCAAAACTATCGTTCAACCAAAAATATTGTAGGTGCTGCAAACTCTGTTATAGAACACAATAAAACGAAATTAGATAAAATTGTTTGGACAGCTAACACCGAAGGTGAAAAAGTAAAAGTGAATCGTTTAATGACTGATGGAGACGAAGGTCGTTTTGTAGCGAGTTCTATTTTTGAGAATAAAATGCAACATCAATTGCCTAATAGTGATTTTGCGGTGTTATATAGAACGAATTCGCAATCTCGTGCTATTGAAGATGCACTTCGGAAGCGAGATGTTCCTTACCGTATTTATGGTGGACTTTCATTTTATCAAAGAAAAGAGATTAAAGATGTTACAGCTTATCTACGTTTAATATTAAATCCAGCAGATGAAGAAGCTTTAAAGCGTGTGATTAATTATCCTGCTCGTGGTATAGGACAAACCACTGTAGATCGATTAGTAGTTGCTGCTAATGGTTTCGGAAGGACTATTTTTGAAGTGCTACAGAATATTGATAAAATAGACATCAATATTAATAATGGTACAAAAAACAAACTCAAAGATTTTGTAACGCTTATTGATAGTTTTCAGGTTATGAATCAAACAGCAAATGCTTTTGAGTTAACTGAACATGTTACTAAATCTACAGGCTTAATTAGAGAAGTAAATAAAGAAGGAACACCAGAAGGTCAAGTGCGTTTAGACAATGTTGAAGAATTATTAAATGCGATCAAAGATTTTGTGGAAGGGCAAATTGAACTTGCAGATGCAGGCGATTCTTTAGCAGAGTTTTTAGAAGATGTTGCTTTGGCTACCGATTTAGATGCGGATAAAGGAAATCCCGATCATGTTGCTTTAATGACCATTCACATGGCTAAAGGATTGGAGTTTTCGTATGTGTATATTGTTGGTATGGAAGAAGATTTGTTTCCAAGTGCCATGAGTATGAATACTAGAAGTGAGTTAGAGGAGGAGCGACGTTTGTTCTATGTCGCGTTGACTAGAGCTGAAAAACAGGCTTATTTAACGTATACATTATCTCGTTATCGTTGGGGAAAATTGATTGATGCAGAACCTAGTCGATTTATTGAAGAAATAGATGATCAATTTGTAGAAGTATTAACACCTATTAATGAGCCACGACAAAATCCGATGCTATCTGCTGATATTTTTGGAGATATTGAACCTAGTCAGATTCGGTTTAAAAAACCTATAAAACGAAAAAAAGAAGCTAAACCTGCAAAATTTGTTGCACCAAAAAACCTGAAACCAGTTTCTAAATCTTCTAATACTAATGATAATACAAATTTATTTGATGATAAATTAGCAGTTGGGAATTTTGTAGAACATGCACGTTTTGGAAAAGGGGAAGTTTTAAAAATAGAAGGTAAAGGACCAGATGTGAAAGCCGAAATAAATTTTGAAGTTGGAGGTGTGAAGAAGTTATTACTTCGCTTTGCTAAATTAGATGTATTAGGTTAA
- a CDS encoding glycogen-binding domain-containing protein: MKLKSLYTFILFFVIAMSSVFAQNQKGYTIEDDEVVFTFLRSDYETLSHDQAGNRISFDDLTVENVVVSGEFNNWSKYDWQMTKIDKNTYQLRKPLNKFEGEFTWQFKFIVNNEYWAEPNKNAPNTVDAIDKNGAHLHVYNLKMYAKAYPSKNGNVRFRLRGYKDAEHVIVAGSFNKWDEHLFKMYKIEKGWELKVQMKPGNYEYRFIVDGIWMEDPSNPDKVRNEFYEFNSRINVGKYETFLLKGYQDAKSVILSGSFNDWNENNLEMTKTKNGYWKYRLPLAAGKHHYKFIIDGNWILDPDNSVKEYDGEGNVNSVCMIK, translated from the coding sequence ATGAAATTAAAGTCTTTATATACATTTATTCTCTTCTTCGTTATCGCGATGTCTTCTGTATTTGCTCAAAACCAAAAAGGATACACTATTGAAGATGATGAAGTTGTATTTACTTTTCTTAGATCAGATTATGAAACCTTATCACACGATCAAGCTGGAAACAGAATTAGTTTCGATGACTTAACTGTTGAAAATGTCGTAGTTTCTGGGGAATTCAATAATTGGTCAAAGTACGATTGGCAAATGACCAAAATTGATAAAAACACTTATCAATTAAGAAAACCGCTTAACAAGTTTGAAGGAGAATTTACATGGCAATTTAAATTTATAGTTAATAATGAGTATTGGGCAGAACCCAATAAAAATGCTCCAAACACAGTTGACGCTATCGATAAAAATGGTGCACACTTGCATGTTTACAACCTAAAAATGTATGCCAAAGCCTATCCAAGCAAAAATGGAAATGTACGCTTTAGATTAAGAGGTTATAAAGATGCAGAACACGTAATTGTCGCTGGTTCTTTCAATAAATGGGATGAGCATTTATTTAAAATGTATAAAATTGAAAAAGGCTGGGAATTAAAAGTTCAGATGAAACCTGGCAATTATGAATACCGATTTATTGTAGATGGAATTTGGATGGAAGACCCTTCAAATCCTGATAAGGTTAGAAATGAATTTTATGAATTCAACTCTAGAATTAACGTTGGAAAATACGAAACATTTCTACTAAAAGGCTATCAAGATGCTAAAAGCGTTATCCTTTCAGGATCATTTAATGATTGGAATGAAAACAATCTAGAAATGACTAAGACTAAAAATGGATATTGGAAATACCGATTGCCTTTAGCTGCTGGCAAACATCATTATAAATTTATAATAGATGGAAATTGGATTCTTGATCCAGACAATTCTGTGAAAGAATATGATGGCGAAGGAAATGTCAATTCAGTTTGTATGATTAAGTAA
- a CDS encoding retropepsin-like domain-containing protein: MRKTFYILLFCLLPFVGFSKESYNVLSFPQAEFLTSNTTRIPFQLVDHLIVIEAQLLDQKGNFIIDTGSESLILNKNHFKGYHSNLNTPKQTTGIFDFIDNPLEKRLKEFIIKDLIIQNKLSDVIDLSHIESSKKMHLLGIIGYDILKDFEIFIDMHLNQITLSKINNEGDKLDDSVYLEKIIDSVDFKLKNHTIVIKANVNGKILKFGLDTAAEYNQLNKKIDKVALKQFFPKRRLQLIGASGQKIEVLAGKLYRVKLTKTIYYGPMHTILTNLNQMNNAFGTKLDGVLGYEFFRQQRTIINYKKEKLYFVKNPLYKQ, encoded by the coding sequence ATGCGGAAGACTTTCTACATATTATTATTTTGTTTACTTCCTTTTGTCGGTTTTAGTAAAGAATCATACAATGTACTGTCGTTTCCTCAAGCCGAATTTTTAACAAGTAATACAACCCGAATTCCTTTTCAACTTGTAGATCACCTTATTGTGATTGAAGCTCAACTTCTAGATCAGAAAGGAAACTTTATTATTGATACTGGTTCAGAATCATTAATCCTTAATAAGAATCACTTTAAAGGTTACCATTCAAATTTAAACACACCTAAACAAACCACTGGCATTTTTGATTTCATAGACAATCCGTTAGAAAAACGATTAAAAGAATTCATCATTAAAGATTTAATAATTCAAAATAAACTGTCTGATGTGATTGATTTATCTCATATTGAATCCAGTAAAAAAATGCATCTCTTAGGTATTATTGGTTATGATATATTGAAAGATTTTGAAATCTTTATCGACATGCACCTTAACCAAATAACGCTCTCTAAAATAAATAACGAAGGTGATAAACTTGACGATTCAGTTTACTTAGAAAAAATAATTGACAGTGTCGATTTTAAACTAAAAAATCACACGATTGTTATTAAAGCAAATGTAAATGGCAAAATATTAAAATTTGGATTAGATACAGCTGCCGAATACAACCAACTCAACAAAAAAATTGATAAAGTCGCTTTAAAACAGTTTTTTCCAAAACGACGCCTGCAATTAATTGGAGCTAGCGGACAAAAAATTGAAGTTTTGGCAGGAAAATTGTATCGTGTTAAACTAACGAAAACGATTTATTATGGACCAATGCATACCATCTTAACCAACCTCAATCAAATGAATAATGCATTTGGAACAAAGTTGGATGGCGTTTTAGGTTATGAGTTTTTTAGGCAACAGCGTACAATTATCAATTATAAAAAAGAAAAGCTTTACTTTGTAAAGAATCCTCTATACAAGCAATGA
- a CDS encoding alpha/beta hydrolase, which translates to MKTIKQTFLFLFLTIGFVACTDDESSTDNDPQDQTLDFRQELNVSYGTDSNQVFDIYLPSGRTSNTKVMILIHGGSWVSGDKTDMNPYKDISLQELPDVAIVNMNYRLADQDNLPLPMQTNDITSVINFLKANQNTYTISNDFGIIGVSAGGHLALLWSYSLDTDNDVKMVCSIVGPTNLADPEYTENPIYDPVFEIFGDDLTNEYLENSSPLYQVTASAPPTILFYGGQDPLVPSSQGNDMNAQLEILDIPHEFTFYENEGHGWVGLNLLDTWTKLKLFTETHLE; encoded by the coding sequence ATGAAAACAATTAAACAGACATTTCTTTTTCTTTTTCTTACAATTGGTTTTGTTGCTTGCACAGATGATGAATCGTCAACAGACAATGATCCTCAAGATCAAACTTTAGATTTTAGACAAGAACTAAATGTGTCTTATGGAACTGATAGCAATCAAGTTTTTGATATTTATTTGCCTTCTGGCAGGACTTCAAACACTAAAGTTATGATTTTAATCCATGGTGGAAGCTGGGTTTCTGGAGACAAAACAGATATGAATCCATATAAGGATATTTCGCTTCAAGAACTTCCAGATGTCGCCATTGTAAATATGAATTACAGGCTTGCAGATCAAGACAATTTACCGTTACCAATGCAAACCAACGATATTACTTCAGTAATTAATTTTTTGAAAGCCAATCAGAATACTTATACCATTTCTAATGATTTTGGCATAATAGGTGTAAGCGCTGGAGGACATTTAGCATTGCTTTGGAGCTATTCCTTAGACACAGATAATGATGTAAAAATGGTTTGTAGTATTGTTGGACCAACCAATTTGGCTGATCCGGAATATACAGAGAACCCAATTTATGATCCGGTTTTTGAAATTTTTGGTGATGATCTTACTAACGAATATCTAGAAAACTCTAGCCCACTTTATCAAGTAACCGCTTCAGCACCTCCTACGATACTCTTTTATGGAGGGCAAGATCCATTAGTGCCATCATCTCAAGGTAATGACATGAATGCTCAATTAGAAATATTAGACATTCCACATGAATTTACATTTTACGAAAATGAAGGACATGGTTGGGTTGGATTAAATTTATTAGATACATGGACTAAATTGAAATTGTTTACTGAAACTCATTTAGAATAA